GTAGATCAGGATCACTGACAGCACTGTGGCTACGGTTAATGGGATCACCTGCTCCACAAAGCGCATCCATAGCAGGTGAAGGGCTACAGACAGCACCACACCGATAAAGATGCGGTCGAACAGGTTGGTATCCATTGGCAGGAAGCCACGCGGGCGTGATCTCCGTTGCGAAGTCATGGACGTCTCCTATACGATAAGGCACTGGGTCACGAAGCCATAAGACCAATGAGGAATGC
The genomic region above belongs to Anaerolineae bacterium and contains:
- a CDS encoding DUF2160 domain-containing protein, whose protein sequence is MTSQRRSRPRGFLPMDTNLFDRIFIGVVLSVALHLLWMRFVEQVIPLTVATVLSVILIYVIARWG